The region ttgctgactgcctgggagaagagaccaatccccacccggctagaactgcccttcaggtagctctagagagtgctgagctcagctctaagcctcctcttctccagactaaacaagcccagctccctcagcctctccctgtagctcttgtgctcaagtcccttccccagtcttgttgctctaaGAAGGCTTTGCTGGTTGAACTGGGCCACTTGTCTCCCGTGCATGGGGATGTCTGCAGGGTGGAAATGCAAAGGCAGCGTCCCCTTGTGCTGCCCAACCACCTGCTGGTGTCTTCTCCAGCCAGGTCTGCCCAGTGGTGACACGCACCGGTGGCCACTTCACAGGGGGACACCACTTGTAACACAGCACTGGGATGGCTGCAGCTGTATGCAGTTTATGGTGGAGATaaaaagggaggggagaggaaggagaaaagctaATGCTGGAAAAGAATTCTGCTGCTACACAGGCCTAACACGTAATTATAAATAAGATCTGACCAGAACTTTGTTAGGTTTAATTCTTTCCAAACCATAAAAAGCAATCTGCTGCTCTGAGAGAGCATCCTCAGCCCATCTGTGAGTGGGGAGACCTTAAATGACAACCCCTGTGCTTTCCAGATGATAAGGAACCATTTCAAGGGTACAAGAAGGAAAAGTTTCCCTGAGCCAGGGAGGCACCGCAAGCCCAGCAGGGCCAGTTCGTTCTGCATGTTCATTCTGTGTTGTTACCCCACAGACCTGCTCACACCAGCTCAGCTGGGGATGATTTTCAAGGCAAGCGGATGCGACCAGCAGGATAAGCACATAAATTGTGATGCTCCTAATGGCTACCGAACGATCACTGGCGAGTGCAACAACAGGTGAGGGGGCTGTGCCAGCaggaggatggatggatggatagatggatggatggatggatccTCTGTCAGTAGAACAAGACTCATATCCCCAAGGATGATCCATTTAGGATGCCTTCTGTAGGGTTTTACACCCCACAGTGTTGTTTCCTAGATGTGTGAGGATTTTAATTCCAGTCTTGCTTTGAGGACTCTTGGTGTTGTACATGAGGTAGCTCTTTGGCCAAAATGCAAACGGCTCTGCGCTGGGGACTGCCCCTCCAGCCCAGGTTCTCTGTCATCAGGCTGCATCTTTCTGCTCTCTCCTGGGCTTTGTCTGGCTCTGCCCCTTTGCAGGGTCTCAAAGGGCTTCCTGACCCAAATCCATACTGGGGCATGATCTGGCCATCTCCATGCCCCACGGTGTGCCAAGGAGCAAATCGGGGCACACGGTCTGGGGGAGATCACCTTGCACATGTACCGtggctggggagagggaagggcaTGGCTGTAATGTGGGATACAAAAACTATTTCGCAGTATATGCAGAGCTTTCACagtgaaatgaaagagaagctgtGACAAACAATGGAGTGTTTTAAAAGGGACAGCATAGGAACATTCCTCATCCCTCCCCTATTTCCAAATACCTGGTAGTCAGAGCATCTTCTGGGAGCACCTGAGGCAAAGGAGTTCGGACACGTCTGCCCAAGGGATGCTTCAGCCTTCAGGTATCTGcataagcagcagggagagAGCAACCAGCCtccttccattttaaaaaagtgGTGGCTTCATTTGGGAGGAGAATCCGGGCTCTGGGCTAAGGATGGTCCATCACACCTGAAGCCCTGGAGAAGgtgggctcagctctgccctgtgctCTGTGTCCCTGCCTTGACTGGCCCTGGACAGTGTTACACCGCAGTGTATGACGGGCTACCAGAGAAAACATCTTATACATGCACTccaaattaaatatattattagTCTAATTGAGGCTTGAATGGTCTAATCAAACTACAGTAACAACTTAGTCCAGTTACAGCATAGAAACGCTCACAATCCAAATCCCCATTTCTGTTAAAGGTCACTGGTAATACGATAAAATGAACAGGAGTGTCTGCCCCTTCTCTCTGATGTTCAGCTTTCCCCTTGGTTTTCCATCCATGGTCTGAGGTCGAGGGCTCTTCTTCAGGCTGGATGACACAAGGAGTCACCAGCAACCTGAGTTCTTGTCTGGGAGAAACTGAGGCTTAGTGTGCATTataattattgttgttattactaAACCTGAGGCTTATTGCTATTGATAGCACTTGGCAACACCAAACCCACAGGGTCAcggggctgcagctgctccctgaCGGTTGTACATCGTTGTGGGATCCCATACCAAGGTTCCTGGCTCTGTCTGTATCCATGAGCTCTTCACCCTGCCAGGATCCCAATGACGCTGATGCTTTGCTGTCCTTTCATTGACTCTGACAGGAGGAACCCATCGCTGGGAGCATCCAACAGAGCCCTGGTCAGATGGCTGCCAGCAGAATACGAGGATGGCGTGTCAGTCCCGCATGGGTGGACGGAAGGAAAGCGTTTTTCTGGATTCCCCTTCCCACTGGTAATGGTTTCAGTCATCTGGAAGTGCAGTGTCAGGGCTTCGGCGTTGCCCTCTTTGGGTAGGTCATAGGCGTCAACGGGCACATCCACCAGCTGCTGATCAGGAGGAGGAATTTAAATTCAGCAGCTTCAGGTTGATCATATGAGAGTTTCCAGGGTGATCTAACAGAAATTGTTTCCAACTCCCATGCttgcaggaaaagcaaaggaaaatcaaTCTGATTACTGCAGAGTGCAGGATAAAGAAATAATTACGCAATGTGTTCTTTTAAATTAAGTGAGTTTAAGCCCAAGTAATTTACtcaccttttttgttttggtttgtgggaGCTGGCTGTCACCTGAATTGCCTCCTGAAAAGCAATATGCAAGAGGATAAAACAAGTCAATCTGCAGAATAAAAAATATCCAGCTAGAACTTCTTGTGTGGGTCCGTGGGTGAGGGTTCATGTGGCTCTTGTGGAACCTGGAGGGGAGCAAGGACAATTTGATGAGGTTTCTGATCCCTTGGTCTTCGTGCAACAATGGAGCTAATGAGTAGCACTGTGAATTTCCATGTTGTGTGCTTCACACTTGTGCTTTCACTGTACTTCCTAACTCTGTTCTACAGCACAGTGTCAGGGCTTGAGCGGAGTTTTGACCAGTTTTTCTGTTGTAAAACATGGAGGAAGAACTAGTGGAGGAATTGAGATGGCTGGGGGAGGgatgagaagggaaaagggctttGGGAGAATGTCCTGGTCATGCAAAAAGTGTAGCTGGCCAAGAAGCATTGGAACTGTGAAGAATTATACAAATGCTAGTAACTAGAAGGAATTTACTGAGAAAACCTTCAGAAAATCCcgaaggctttttttccccattcttctATTTCAAAGCAGTCTTTTAAATCTATTGCCTCTCTTTCCCAGGCTATTCAGtatggcttttgctttgctgcttCCATGTGTTTATCAAGGGATTGCTCTTGGCCTGGAGGCTCAGAAACATGGCTGGAGCCAGAACTGCACAGTGCTCAGTAACACCTTCCGACACAGACAGAGATTTGGGGTTTTGCTGTGAAGTATAAGGAATTAGTGACTTATGAATTTTTGCTGATGACCCTACAAACTGATGCACCCATTTGTACAAGCCATTTCCTAACACACGTGTTCTGCCTTCACCTCCTGCAGGTGCGACAAGTGTCAAACGAGATCGTCCGCTTCCCCTCCAGGCAGCTCAGGATGGACCAGCAGAGATCCCTCATGTTCATGCAGTGGGGCCAGTTTATTGACCACGACCTGGATTTCAGTCCAGACACCCCAGCTAGAGTCACCTTCAGTGGCGGGGTGGACTGTCACACCAGCTGTGCCAAGCAGCCCCCTTGCTTTCCCATCAAGGTACAGAACAGGACAGGAGATGCTGGTGGCTCTCCCGGTCCTTGGCCATGGAGGGACATCCTCCAGAGTAGGCCAAGGGGGTCAGACTGCTCTCTGTAAGGTGGTGGTGCTGGGTCCCAGGGACTGGCCTCTGATGTCAGGGACAATCTTTCCCCCATTTTCAATCATTTACCCATCTGCCTCAAGGGAGATTCCCTCAATCCCTTCCCTCAgtggaggctccatgtgaacatgagcagaaacttgtttgctgggaggtgccagagcctggcccaggctgcccagagcgggtgtggagtctccttctctgagacattccaaccgcctggacccacctgtgtgatctgctctgtgaccctgcgtgagcagggctgggctgggcatctacagagctcctgcagcccaaccagcctggggttctgtggttctgtgatacGGCTTTTCTTTGGAGGTTTGCTACCCAGGCAACATGGTTGATACCCGAGTTATAGAAACAGGAGTTGATGGGTGTCAATACCCCAGCAAATCCATGTGTGTTTGATGTTCAAATGCTCGGCAGTGAACAGGGCAAGGAAGTGACGAACATCTGTCCATAGTACCTAAGACATGAGCCTGGCACTGACATTGCAGTCTTAGCTCCGGTAAATGCTCGATGATGTACACGTCCACCCtgcagctctcctgcctttgaagctgtgcagcagctctggctctcCTATGTACCCGTGTGTCCTTGCAATGAAAACTGTGAAGGGATGGAGCATCACTGAGTATTTGCCCAACGTACATTTCAGAATGCAGACAGGGACACAAGTTCTGGATTAGAACTCCCTTTAACACAGATATGGACACTAGATTCCAACATGAGCTTCTAAGATTTAATCTGGTATGTCCAGGGGAAAAAGTTTAGGTATACATAGGACTTTATGGAAATTTAGGCATCTCCAGGTTTTCATACACATTTGGGAGTTGGACGCCTGAAATAGTACCTTTGCTGTCAATCTGACCCTTCATATCAGGGATCTATGACCGATCTCCACACTATCTAGCACAGGGACTGTCTTTAAGATGGCTCCTGCTTGGCTTTTTTTAAGGCTGTAGTATTCACAGCATGGAGTTTCTACACCCATGAACTGGTGATTAATTattctttaatctttctgcAGATCCCACCCAACGACCCACGgattaaaaacacaaaagattGCCTGCCTTTCTTCCGCTCGGCTCCCGCCTGCACCAGCGGCAGAGCCATTCGCGATCAGATCAACGCGCTCACCTCCTTTCTGGATGGCAGTGTGGTCTACGGCAGTGAAGTGCCTTTGGCCAACAAACTGAGGGATCGGAGCAACCAGCTGGGCTTGCTGGCTGTGAACCGGAATTTCACTGACAGCGGGAGGGCATATATGCCCTTTGGCAGGATGCAGAAGGACCCGTGTCTCATAGTCAGCAAGGGAGCCAACATCCCTTGCTTTCTTGCAGGTAAGTTGGGTGCTGGCACCTCTAACCCTGAAATACAGAGCAGAAATATTCCACCAGCTTTGATTAATTTATGGAATTGCTTGGCTTTCGTATTTAAGTAGAAAATGGAGCATAACAAAACATAATTCAAAGAaaggaacggagctggggaagggctggagcacaagtgtgatgggagcggctgagggagctgggggttcagctggagaacaggagctgaggggagaccttctgatctctgaactgcctgaaaggagcttggagccaggggggtcgggctctgctccccaggaacaagcgccaggagcagaggaaacggcctcaagttgcgccaggggaggttgaggttggatgtggggaacaatttcttccccaaagggctgtggggcattggaacaggctgcccagggcagttctggagtcaccatccctggagggttggacagacggagatgaggttctcatggacacggggacagactttttagcaggacctgttgtgacaggacaaggagtgatggttttaaactaaaggagggagattcaggatggacatgaggaaggaattgttgccatgagggtggtgagagcctggcccaggttggccagagaggtggtggctgaaccatccctggagacatcccaggccaggctggacggggctctgagcaacctgagctggtgaagatgtccctgctcatggcaggaggggcactggggagctgggaagggcccttcaacacaaactgttctgtgattctattctatgattccaagGTCACAGAGGACACATGGCCAAAGGCCCAATGAGGAGCAGGACGGGCCAACGTGTCGGGTGCTTCCCAGGGTGGGCCCCCAGCCTCCAGGACCCTATAGCTCACGGACTGCCAGAGCAGTTGCTGTTCCATTTCTGGGTACATAACCATCAATGAATCTACAGTGAACAGTTCAGGCTGTCTCAGAAGCTCCTTTCAATATTCAGTGTCTTATTTGTGACTTTTCCGGTCCCTGAGAACTGGGGAAATTTGACGTGTGCAGTTGCCTGGCAGGGTTCGGTGATTTCCTGCTGGAGCTCCTTTGGAAGCCCTGGGTAGATGCCATCTGCTCGAGGAAACCTCacagtgctgcttttgtttcctcttccaaaGTCACTTACAGATGGCCTTTGACAGTAAATGAAAAGGGCTCTGTGCAAAACGCAAGAGCAAATCCCTCTATTTACTATGGGACCAGGGGACTAAATACGATATATTTACTTTTCGCTGAGTGCCTCTTTATACTCTCTTCACCTGCTTGCTCTTGGGTTTCCTGCCCTAGATGCTTGAAGAatcatttaatatttcattgtgAGGCCATTTGTAATTTATTCCTTCAAGTTATGactcattttccttttacttgTACTCACCAGAGAGCTTGATTGTGACTGTCAACTTGCTTTGGCCAAGGGTTCAGCTGGCTTGAAGGTTGCCGTGGGATTTACAGAGCTCCCTTGGCCATCCTCATCTGCCTCTGCccattttcatttctctcctgAGCTGTGAGATGGATGTGGGAGTTGAGAGAACACCTACTTGTATTTCACTTCTTAAGTTAATGCTCCTTGCCCTTAATTGAAAAAAagcttcctcctctctctgtgATGCTCAGCCCAACCATGGTGACATGTTGGCTTTTGCTACCTCAGCAGAAATTTGACttttcactgctgctctccAACCCTTGAAGCCCAGACCCTGGTTTCCTTCTCCTACTGTGTTTTTCTTACCCACCTTCTTCACAATGCAGATATCTAGACATCTAAAAATTTTCCTGTGCATGTTTCCCAATGTGACATTTGCCTTCTTTCAGTGAGATGCGACCGAGCCCAGGCAGGTCGTTGGCAGTACAATTCTGCTCACTTGTGGTACTCCTAGGTGATTCTCGAGCAAACGAGATGCTGGGGCTGGCGTGCATGCACACGCTCTTCGTGCGGGAGCACAACCGCCTGGCTGGGGGGCTGAAGAGACTAAATCCCCACTGGAACGGAGAGAAGCTCTACCAGGAGGCACGGAAGATCCTGGGTGCCATGATCCAGGTACCAGCCACCATGTCGTatgtcctggctctgctgcctggtCTTGCAGCCTCACAGAATTAATGTGATGGGCTTTGTTAGTGTGGGGGGGTCCAAAGGgtgcagtattttggggtgcaaaTAGCCAAATTCTTTCCACCAACCCCTTTCATCCAAAGCAAAATCACATGAAGATATCTGAAATAACAAGCACAGAGGGATCTCACTGAACCTTTGATGTCCCTCTACTACTAAATTTCTGAattgtttttttaactgcacATTTTTGTTTGAGAAACATGGGGACAGAAAATTCAGAGTAAAAAGTTTTTCTAATCAGGgtcagaaatgtaaaaatggTGCTGGAGATCTTGATTAAAATTCCTCTGGGTTGTGAGTCTCCTCCAGAAACCCCATGTGCTGGTGGGTGCAACCAGCCATGACATTTCTCTGTCCTTATTGCTTTGGGAAAAATAGCGTCTCAGAACTGTGCTGCACTGCAGACTTCACCCTGAATGAGATCCTAGGGGCACAGAAATATTCCTGTGCTTGGAAGGGATCTCTCAGGGTCTCTTGTCCAGCCTCTGGTTTGGACCAGGACCAACTTCAAAGCCAGATGAGGTTTCACAGCCAGCAGAAAAGGCTGGTTCCTGTGAGAGGAGAAGACATGGGGTTTACAAAAGCAGAGCTTAGTCAAACCTAATTGGAAACTCATCTTCTGAGCTGGCtcaacaaacaaatgaaaaaagtgCAGGAATATAAAAAACTTTAagtttttaaaaccaaaagtttAAATATTATAGTGCTGCTGAATAAACATGTTGAGTAAACCAACGTGGAGAGACTCAATTGTACTAAAAGCATTGTCTCCATCATCACGTTTAGATCAATGGTTTAATCTTCTTGCAATTTTCTGACAATTAAGACGTTTTCACCTACTGACAAAGAACTTAATTCTTTAAGCTATATTGTGCAGCCTCCTCAAGATCTCAAAGAGACATGAGGTCAGGTTTGGAAACCTCTACCATGGGAGTACTACCAGAGCTGCCCGTAGGTGGTGATATCATCTGTGCCAACGCTGTTGACTTTGTCATCTGAAGCATGTAGGgtgagagggaggaggaaatgCAGTTCTGCCTGGCTGATGGGAACGGCCTCTACCAGTAGGACAAGGAGGGAATATCTGGGTGTGTTTGGCAGGTTTTCAATttgctttggcctgctgagcaGTTGAGGCAAGGAGGAGCATGTCTGGGGATACCTGAGTGCCAAGTCCTCAGCACCAAAGGGCAGAAGATCCTGGTGCACAAACCAAGGATCAGCGTGGGTCAGTCAGAAGCAGTGTCTGTGCATCCTGATGTTGCTGGAGCAGTTCTGGCCCCTTTTCATACTCATGCGAATTGCTGCATGGTCATGCAAAGCTTGTCACTGCTAGAAAGTGTAGATATCCCACCACACACGGCTCCAGGAGCCCAGGCAGTGGCCTACAGTGCCTGTGTCTGtacctggagctgcagcacctGTGGCATGGCACAGTGGTCAGGTGTGGAAAAGGCTCTGAATCAAGGCCAcagagctgaagaaagaagaatgtcaCTCAACAGTGCCATAAAAGGTCCTCACCAGACTGCCTGAGCAGCTGGGTGAAGGTCTGATGGCCCTGGACAGTCTCTCTGCTCCCCATCTATTCTAGCAAAATCTCCTACATAAATCCCACCAAAGAAGTTCGGGTAACAGCTCCTGTAGTCTGAGACACGAACAATAACTTCGCTTCAAAAGAAACTGATGGCCAAGCACTTACTGATTCACGCTTTCCTTGTTTCCTTCTAGATTATAACCTACAGGGACTACCTGCCTCTTCTGTTGGGAAGCAGTTTCCAGAGATTGATTCCTCGCTACCGAGGCTACAATGAGTCTGCGGATCCTCGAATATCCAATGTCTTCACGTTGGCTTTTCGTTTTGCTCATGCTTCAGTTCCCCCAACTGTTGACCgattaaatgaaaattacaaGCCCATAGGTCCCAAAATTCTACTcagaaatgccttctttgctgtCTGGAGAATCGTTAAAGAAGGTAAAGCCTTTCTTTCACCTCTGCAGTGCAAGTTTATTTCAttcagccttttcttccctctctggaTGAGCTCCTGCTTCAAGCAAACTTAAAAGCAATTTGCattaaatgtattaaatgaCCTTTACTACCAGtcaatttttttcctaacagagCCGTTCTCTGCAGTCAAATGTGATCCGCTTTATCATGAAGCATGCGGTCCGATTGCTTAATTACTGTAGACTTTAAGAAATTTattgaaagtattttctttttaattctttaagtGCATGAAAATTGATTCTCTTGTAGCAGATGCTTATAATTAAATACAGGCTGCATTCAGCTCTGCTGAGCCTCTAACACACACATTTGCCACCTGCACTGCTCACAACTCCTTGTGTGCCCGTTGCAGGTGGTATCGACCCCTTTCTCCGGAGCCTGATGGCCAATCAGGCCAAGCTGATGACACAGCAGCAAATGGTGGTGGATGAGCTCCGGGACCGGATGTTTGAACAGGTTGAAAGGATTGGGTTTGATTTACCTGCGCTTAACATGCAACGTTGCAGAGATCATGGCCTTCCAGGTAAGTCGGCTGTGGGAGCAGCtcttccaaagcaaaacaagtggAAATCAGACACTCTTGTGATTGAACATGGAGAAACATCTCCAGCCCATGCTTGGCTGAAATTACTCTTTCCCAAGCTGTTTCGACATTTCTGTACAACCATAGGTAAGGGGGTGGGAGGTTGAGCAATGAAGTCAGAGCTTGGGTGGAGCTGAAGGAGACACATAGCCAGAAGAACATGGGGTATTTGCACAGGTGTCAAGTGATGAGTAACTGACATGCTTGCATTGTTGTTCAAAtggcaaaattgggaaaatagtTCAGCAACAAGTTTGCAGGAGTGGAATTAGGGCCAAAAGTCCGCTGTGGCTTCTCTCCAAGCATCTGTAGTTGTCCAGCCCAGCCACACGTGACTGGAACAGCAGATCGCAATATGTGAGGAAAAATCTCATCATAATTTCTTCGTAAAGACTATGtcccagaaagaaaagcatgtcAGAACTACTCTCAGGGCTCTGCGAGGTGCAAAACCAGTGTAATGGCGTTGCAAGTTGGTCTTGAGAAATAGATTGTTGATAGGACTTTACAACTGGCTCCTGGGTGTGTCATTGCCCAACAGTGTCATTAGGCTGATGTAAgtgcctggagctgctgagtCAGTAACGTCCCGGGAGAAGCAATAGAAGCGCCTGGAAACTGTGATGACAACTGCTGAGTTCACAGGCTTTAAGCCCTGACAGAGGCTTTGCCATACACCCAGGTGTATGGTCAGCTCACAGgttgctctgcctgtgctgcagcagaacGCTGCGATTTTCCCATGCCTTACCTAGGAACACTGTTGTGCAGAACCTGACCGCAACCACAAATCCTGAATTCGTAGCTTGGACTGCTGATCTGCTGCAGTGGAACTGATGTGTATTTCTAGTGCGAATTTGTGTTTAGCTCCTTTGGGTCTCAACCTGCCCCCAAGTGCTACTGCGCTCCTTGATGTTGGACAACCTGTGGAGGTGATGATGGTGTAGCAAGATCAAAAAACCCCCCAGTCCTTTTTCTGCTAGAACAAATTATCAGTCTCCTTGAATTTTTTGATAGTGGTGTCATCCAGACACCATATCCTGtacatttttctctgaattctCCCCATCAATGATCTGTCTGCTCTGATATCCAACCACTTGCAGGTTATAACTCCTGGAGGCAATTCTGTGGGCTCTCACAACCTTCTGGATTGAAGGCACTTGCTGCAGTGTTGAGGAATCACAATCTGGCAAAGAAGTTCATACAGCTGTATGGGACACCAAAGAACATTGACATTTGGATTGGGGCGCTGGCAGAGCCCTTTGTGACTGGAGGCAGAGTTGGGCCGCTCATGGCTTGTCTCATTGGCACCCAGTTCAGGAACGTTCGTGATGGGGACAGGTAAGAGATGAGCTGGGTATTCAAAGCCCAAAGGACAGAGGGAGACTGCAGTTTCTGCAGATTTCTCTATGCAGATTTGGAAACTGTTCCAgctgtttgttgctttttttttttcattactccTCCAAATGTTCTTATTGCCTGGCTGGATGATGGTTGAAATCCTAGGCTAAGATCCCTTCCCAGCCAAGTGTTTTTACCCTCAGCCCATTCACTGCCAATCACTACTTGTGCAAATTGGATTGTCCCCCTCCACGTTGATGGTTCACACTCAGTGTGAATGTTTGagttcttttcctccttcagatAGGTGGTTTCAAGGAGACCCATGGTATTGTGTGTTCAAACATCAGCTCACTCCAGCAAAAGGAAACATATAAATACCTTAACAAGAAAAACAGGTACAGCTCTAAAGGTGGAAAATACCAGGATCTAGATGGATTGACTTCAccaattaggaaaaaaactgtTAGGTTTAGTCAGCCTAAAGGGATCACACTGATGGTAGATGCTTAACATCTGTTGATGTGGTGGTTTGTGCTTTGGGGAGTTTTAAAAGTTTGCCTGCAGACTGGACTGCTGAAGGACTAACACACTTCCAGCCTTTGCAGggagtaaaataaattaattgttcTCTCTTGGCTAAGTCCCAGCTCAGCCCAAGCTGCTTCCCTGGCACTGGGagcatccctgtcccctgcatGGGACCGCTCCTTCTGGGCTGCTGTGCCCGGCAAGAGCCAAACATCTTCTGACCTTTGCATCTCCTGAGTTTGCAGTACACAGCTTTGCACCATCACAGAGTCTTATGCACTTCTCAGGGGTCTTAGAGATGATTTTTCACTATTTCCCCATTTCACCCCAGTTCTGAGCTGGAACCCCGTGGTGTGACATGTAGCAGTGTTTGTGCTTTCCAGCCAAATTCGCAAAGTCATTTGAGCAGTGTTGTGCTTTCAACATACCTGAAGGCCTCTTCCTCCTCGAAGCTGCTCAGAAGCATCAGGTGCAGAAATGAGTTATGTGTCCCATTTCAAGCTGCATTTCTGAATCAAAGTCCCTGTACTTGCTAGCAAAATTGGCTGGAAATGGGATCACGACCAGTGTTTCTGAGGAAGTTTTCTGCGCAGAAGAAATGCATTCTCAAACCCCAGTATCAGGAACTTAAAGGCAAACAGTCTACTGCACATCTAGAAATCCTGTTCTTATGGCAGGATGcaagaactcttttttttttaaagacaataaTTATAGGGCTGGTTCCAGCACGGCAATCATGTGGATGTAACCACAGTCTGCGTTCAGTATGTGCGGACTTTTCTGTTTGAGAGTGCCTGTGCCTCATTTGAGGAAACACCAGGCAAAACTTTAATTCAATTGCATCTTTATTATATGTCCATGGCAGAAAAGCAAGTTAAATTATCCAGCCGATGAGTCAGGGCTCTTGatttaaataacagaaatttaaaTTTGCTCTTGGCAAAAGAAATGTGTTGTTGGGAAATAATGTTGC is a window of Columba livia isolate bColLiv1 breed racing homer chromosome 20, bColLiv1.pat.W.v2, whole genome shotgun sequence DNA encoding:
- the LOC102084173 gene encoding myeloperoxidase, with protein sequence MTKCCFFISPSRKTGGALLEHQAVCAGMKAEIFPGLLVFLSLLQASVSSSYGLHEELWDTSLRSSVDEAKRLVDAAYKRTRDRIKENLQNDALTPTELLGYFKQPVAGTRAAVRAADYVETTLTLLKEKLRWAVRGDFNVTDLLTPAQLGMIFKASGCDQQDKHINCDAPNGYRTITGECNNRRNPSLGASNRALVRWLPAEYEDGVSVPHGWTEGKRFSGFPFPLVRQVSNEIVRFPSRQLRMDQQRSLMFMQWGQFIDHDLDFSPDTPARVTFSGGVDCHTSCAKQPPCFPIKIPPNDPRIKNTKDCLPFFRSAPACTSGRAIRDQINALTSFLDGSVVYGSEVPLANKLRDRSNQLGLLAVNRNFTDSGRAYMPFGRMQKDPCLIVSKGANIPCFLAGDSRANEMLGLACMHTLFVREHNRLAGGLKRLNPHWNGEKLYQEARKILGAMIQIITYRDYLPLLLGSSFQRLIPRYRGYNESADPRISNVFTLAFRFAHASVPPTVDRLNENYKPIGPKILLRNAFFAVWRIVKEGGIDPFLRSLMANQAKLMTQQQMVVDELRDRMFEQVERIGFDLPALNMQRCRDHGLPGYNSWRQFCGLSQPSGLKALAAVLRNHNLAKKFIQLYGTPKNIDIWIGALAEPFVTGGRVGPLMACLIGTQFRNVRDGDRFWWENKGVFTPQQRSALAKISLSRIICDNTKISKVPRHIFQANRYPCGFVSCSQIPKLDLRAWKSKMTEDVTEQEEASGDF